In Oryza sativa Japonica Group chromosome 2, ASM3414082v1, the following are encoded in one genomic region:
- the LOC136355287 gene encoding uncharacterized protein, translating into MGFIWLSHALIDRVESFIEHQDACNSGRVRGEVVPVVTILPVIRPVTLRHHHHYPPPPPPPELQLLPASTTASLAAAFSSNSTTTTTTSSSSHEQHAMTMTTTKLQLSIGPTAVVVVVASDGGAAAAAAGGEEEEQREEVRRALEEKAATDAAREQAREEAAAAERALEDACRRLASLEQRKLPLPLPLLRRTPPPLAASSPTLTTVLPAARLLRRTPSPLINC; encoded by the exons ATGGGTTTCATCTGGTTGTCTCATGCTCTCATCGATCG GGTGGAGAGCTTCATAGAGCACCAGGATGCGTGTAACTCTGGACGGGTGCGCGGCGAGGTCGTGCCCGTGGTGACGATTCTGCCGGTCATCCGTCCCGTGACGCTGCggcatcatcatcattatccgccgccgccgccgccgcctgagctGCAGCTCCTCCCGGCATCCACCACGGCGTCGTTGGCCGCCGCGTTCTCGTCCAACTCCACGACCACCACGACCACCAGCTCCTCCTCCCACGAGCAACacgcgatgacgatgacgacgacgaagcTGCAGCTCTCCATCGgccccaccgccgtcgtcgtcgtcgtagcgtccgacggcggcgccgcggccgcggcagcaggaggggaggaggaggagcagcgggaAGAGGTGAGGCGCGCGCTGGAGGAGAAGGCCGCCACGGACGCGGCGCGGGAACAGGCGcgcgaggaggccgcggcggcggagcgcgcgcTGGAGGacgcctgccgccgcctcgcttCGCTCGAGCAGCGCaagctccccctccccctccccctccttcgccgcaccccgccaccgctcgccgcctcaTCCCCGACGCTCACCACCGTCctccccgccgctcgcctcctccgccgcaccccgtCGCCGCTC ATAAACTGCTAG
- the LOC4330473 gene encoding uncharacterized protein, with protein sequence MASLPQPMGYYPTSNSIMHAQPATTSRGSFGPVFTVLAVITFLAVAACVVGRLCGRRLSKKRAASAEDQFYGINAVGGDLEKGFEIKYPVMKPMASSRAMIHDIDDGFEIKFTPGKPAAWKNDSKGDGKGHQQQHQQHQHQHHPQQHGMPQHHPQHGMPMPPGFRYPANVVRQGQIRGGTFISAKPST encoded by the coding sequence ATGGCGTCTTTACCTCAGCCCATGGGTTACTACCCAACCTCCAACTCCATCATGCACGCGCAGCCGGCCACCACGTCCAGGGGCTCGTTCGGCCCGGTGTTCACCGTGCTCGCCGTGATCAccttcctcgccgtcgccgcctgcgTCGTCGGCCGGCTCTGCGGCCGGCGGCTCTCCAAGAAGAGGGCGGCCTCCGCCGAGGACCAGTTCTACGGCATCAatgccgtcggcggcgacctggAGAAGGGGTTCGAGATCAAGTACCCGGTGATGAAGCCGATGGCGAGCTCCCGCGCCATGATCCACGACATCGACGACGGCTTCGAGATCAAGTTCACCCCAGGGAAACCTGCAGCATGGAAGAACGACAGCAAGGGAGACGGCAAAGGGCATCAGCAGCAACATCAACAACACCAACACCAACACCATCCACAGCAGCATGGCATGCCCCAACACCATCCGCAGCACGGCATGCCCATGCCCCCAGGTTTCAGGTACCCTGCAAATGTGGTCAGGCAAGGGCAGATAAGAGGTGGAACATTCATTTCTGCGAAGCCCAGTACGTGA